In the Nothobranchius furzeri strain GRZ-AD chromosome 15, NfurGRZ-RIMD1, whole genome shotgun sequence genome, one interval contains:
- the znf335 gene encoding zinc finger protein 335 isoform X1, whose translation MDSEENEVESSSDAGPSGMEEPSESGMGMETSEAMSADSSDAAASHPQAPESDCHVGQSSEGLVVFIPETSSSTDARVSSVHLPDSSSVAQSTSVSSVSTVTQSVLVSESAQVLVHSSAVSEGAMMVSDSTASTSSDLGSAIDKIIESTIGPDIMNGCIAVTSAEDGGAETTQYLILHGPDDGAPMVAQMSSSALSNRVAVEALAEGPTSTCLDQGDLQGGLEPDQPDDQPGHSGYPEDSSSQPDQPQHSHPSQYMDCSTDGPDQTESSPSFLECSGEEPDQTRPHLGFPDYSGNNSDPDLPGYVECRGADSDPTSRSHCVVECSTGYLECVADEREQPHHSRGYIDSSADHRTQTSRQYEAQYGGECVAAADSEQPGCSLYQARDDDDEDDEQNQQPQHSCYTENSNGPEGSFYPDDSSSSDRPRADTMGSRRLPNALECNESQPGLYISSSGTYTSNSDPEPPQQSSPSHEEPQGSQDGVGLSVDKEASSGDHQPNLAELEEMMEVVIIQQYKCKMCPYKSASKVTLINHMRDKHFKPAGETPKKRKRGRPPKSETLARQRAEREEAERRRAEEEKASENKPGEEEEDDVVDAGAIDDPEEDSDYNPVDEECNGRPPAILKRATTPISTSSSQGRPRRKVGRPRKYFLPGESYRSVEAESISKRPRCVDADPSEEASSSGLGNGPGTSPDGDAAEAAISQSDSENKDPSSNSQPEEEFLKRKRGRPSKRFLRKKYKKYINRNRYYKSLKPLLRPHNCWICGSRFLTQEDLRFHVDSHEGNDPELFKCLQCNYRSKRWSSLKEHMFNHEGTKPFKCEECDYSSVYKKDVLRHSAVHNKDKKRKTELAPKVSEFPCPVCGKVYPMQKRLTQHMKTHSSEKPHMCDKCGKSFKKRYTFKMHLLTHIQILGDNKFKCEFCDFTCENKKLLLNHQLSHTNDRPFKCDYCKYSTSKEEFLVSHLAIKHTGEKPFSCNTCHFMTKHKKNLRLHVQCRHPEAFEDWSVAHPAEPVRRRRKPFFTLQQIQELKQQHDDAQTLQNTIVAVDPATLQAMQGMESASVSQDALGNATIIYEQAESVDLSAQNALDLLLNMSNARELVGNSVQVAVLQSEGKPGEKSTLRAVTLDPSQAQKIMTVHVNENGETVLQEAYEAATSETGEITHIAIGAYEDGGDFSVVEQPASPGYSNGDSSPPQALDVSGSESLKSDKYYLTSALADGVLQQVELSSDAPASPPSVSSPGLTKKFCCRICMESFSGRSDMENHKRAHLDANTFKCPDCDYTSTSWPGVKAHMEMHSYLRPHKCPSCSFASKNKKDLRRHMMTHTNEKPFGCKICGQRFNRNGHLKFHMDRLHNNDNANRKGRSSSSQQTIILNSDEEALATLQSLQSHPTVITPERLQALGQDHIIVAQEPAQSDQEDGSYIQQITIDGQHLVTADNQVTEVQYIISQDGVEHIIPQEYVVVADGNHIQMPDGHIIQYEHEQQIAVSHDGQIQYLPVGSEQIVTPEDPEATSHSAVTAAADSDVGETQTFYTEATPEQLEQLQQQGIHYDVITFTND comes from the exons ATGGATTCAGAGGAGAATGAAGTGGAGAGTAGCAGCGATGCAGGCCCATCGGGGATGGAAGAGCCGTCTGAAAGCGGCATGGGCATGGAAACATCAGAGGCCATGTCTGCAGACAGCAGCGATGCTGCTGCCTCTCACCCACAGGCCCCGGAGTCAGACTGTCATGTGGGACAGAGCTCAGAGGGACTTGTG GTGTTCATCCCAGAAACCAGCTCCAGTACTGATGCCAGAGTTTCCTCTGTCCATCTTCCTGACTCCTCCTCCGTGGCTCAGTCCACTAGCGTGTCCAGTGTCTCCACAGTCACTCAGTCGGTGCTGGTGTCAGAGTCAGCTCAGGTTCTGGTCCACTCCAGTGCTGTATCTGAAGGAGCTATGATGGTTTCTGACTCCACCGCTTCTACCTCATCGGATCTGGGATCTGCCATTGACAAGATCATAGAATCCACCATTGGTCCAGATATCATGAATG GTTGCATAGCTGTGACCAGTGCAGAGGACGGAGGAGCAGAAACAACCCAGTATCTGATTTTACATGGACCAGATGATG GAGCTCCGATGGTGGCTCAGATGTCCTCTTCTGCCTTGTCCAACCGTGTAGCTGTAGAAGCTCTCGCTGAAGGTCCGACGTCCACCTGTCTAGACCAGGGAGACCTGCAGGGTGGCCTTGAGCCAGACCAGCCTGACGATCAGCCGGGACATTCTGGTTACCCCGAAGACAGCAGCAGTCAACCTGACCAGCCCCAGCACTCCCACCCCTCCCAGTACATGGACTGCAGCACAGATGGCCCAGATCAGACAGAGTCCTCACCATCATTTTTGGAGTGTTCAGGTGAGGAACCAGACCAGACGCGCCCCCACCTGGGTTTTCCTGACTACAGCGGAAACAACAGCGACCCGGACCTGCCTGGATACGTGGAGTGTCGTGGAGCCGACTCGGATCCCACCAGCCGGAGTCACTGCGTGGTGGAGTGCAGCACCGGGTATCTTGAGTGCGTTGCGGATGAGCGAGAGCAGCCGCATCACTCACGCGGCTACATCGACAGCAGTGCAGACCACCGCACTCAGACGAGTCGTCAGTACGAAGCCCAGTATGGAGGAGAATGCGTAGCAGCTGCAGACTCGGAGCAGCCAGGCTGCTCTCTGTACCAAGCGAGAGACGACGACGATGAAGACGATGAACAGAACCAGCAGCCGCAGCACTCCTGCTACACAGAAAACAGCAACGGCCCGGAGGGCTCGTTTTATCCTGATGACAGCTCCTCATCAGACCGGCCGCGCGCTGACACGATGGGTTCTCGGAGACTTCCCAATGCTCTGGAATGCAATGAAAGTCAACCAGGGCTCTACATCAGTAGCAGTGGCACATACACCTCTAATTCAGACCCCGAACCACCACAGCAGAGCTCTCCCAGTCACGAGGAGCCCCAAGGCTCCCAGGATGGAGTTGGTCTGTCCGTGGATAAGGAGGCCTCCTCTGGAGACCACCAGCCGAACCTGGCtgagctggaggagatgatggagGTAGTGATTATTCAGCAGTACAAGTGCAAGATGTGTCCATACAAGAGCGCCTCCAAAGTTACACTGATCAACCACATGAGAGATAAGCACTTCAAACCTGCTG GGGAAACTCCAAAGAAACGCAAACGTGGACGACCTCCTAAAAGCGAGACTTTAGCTCGTCAAAGAGCAGAGAGGgaggaagcagagaggaggaGGGCGGAGGAGGAAAAGGCTTCTGAGAATAAAccaggagaggaagaggaggatgatgTTGTGGATGCAGGTGCTATTGATGATCCTGAAG AGGACAGTGACTACAACCCAGTAGATGAGGAATGCAATGGAAGACCTCCTGCAATTCTGAAGAGAGCCACCACTCccatctccacctcctcctcACAAGGGCGTCCTCGGAGAAAGGTTGGTCGGCCACGGAAGTATTTCCTTCCAGGTGAAAGCTACAGGAGTGTAG AAGCAGAAAGCATTTCTAAGAGGCCCAGATGTGTGGATGCAGATCCATCCGAAGAGGCCAGCTCTTCTGGTTTAGGTAACGGACCTGGGACCAGTCCTGATGGAGACGCCGCTGAGGCAGCAATCAGCCAATCAGACTCTGAGAACAAAGACCCTTCATCCAACTCCCAGCCAGAGGAGGAGTTCTTAAAGAGGAAGCGGGGCAGGCCGTCCAAACGCTTCCTACGCAAGAAATACAAAAAGTATATAAATCGCAA CCGGTATTATAAATCCCTCAAACCGCTCCTGAGACCTCACAACTGCTGGATCTGCGGCTCACGCTTCCTCACGCAAGAGGATTTACGCTTTCATGTCGACTCGCACGAGGGCAACGACCCAGAGCTCTTCAAGTGCCTGCAGTGTAATTATCGCTCCAAGCGCTGGTCTTCACTCAAG GAGCACATGTTTAACCATGAGGGCACCAAGCCTTTTAAATGTGAGGAGTGTGATTACTCCAGCGTTTACAAGAAAGATGTCCTCCGGCATTCAGCAGTCCACAACAAAGACAA aaaaagaaaaacagagtTG GCGCCTAAGGTGTCCGAGTTCCCCTGCCCTGTGTGTGGAAAGGTCTACCCCATGCAGAAGAGACTGACGCAGCACATGAAAACACACAGCTCAGAGAAGCCGCACATGTGCGATAAG TGCGGCAAATCCTTCAAGAAGCGCTACACGTTCAAGATGCACTTACTGACCCACATCCAGATTCTTGGAGACAACAA ATTCAAGTGTGAGTTTTGTGACTTTACTTGTGAAAACAAGAagctgctgctcaaccatcagCTGTCTCACACCAACGACAGGCCCTTCAAGTGTGACTACTGCAAATACTCCACATCCAAAGAGGAGTTCCTGGTCTCACATCTGGCCATCAAACACACAG GGGAGAAACCCTTCAGCTGCAATACGTGCCACTTCATGACGAAGCACAAGAAGAACCTGCGTCTTCATGTGCAATGTCGCCACCCAGAGGCTTTTGAAGACTGGTCGGTGGCTCACCCCGCAGAACCGGTGAGGAGACGACGGAAGCCCTTCTTCACCCTGCAACAGATCCAGGAGCTCAAACAGCAGCATGACGACGCACAGACTCTGCAGAACACCATT GTTGCGGTGGATCCTGCGACACTACAAGCGATGCAGGGCATGGAAAGTGCTTCGGTGTCCCAGGATGCACTGGGAAACGCGACCATCATCTATGAGCAAG cTGAGTCGGTTGATCTGTCAGCTCAAAACGCGCTGGACCTACTGCTGAATATGAGCAATGCTCGTGAGCTTGTTGGAAACTCCGTCCAG GTGGCAGTGCTACAGTCAGAGGGGAAACCCGGGGAGAAAAGCACGCTCAGGGCGGTCACTCTGGACCCGAGCCAGGCTCAGAAGATTATGACCGTCCACGTGAATGAAAATGGTGAAACGGTGCTGCAGGAGGCCTATGAGGCAGCCACCAGTGAAACAGGAGAGATCACTCACATTGCCATTGGAGCCTATGAAGATGGAGGGGATTTCAGTGTGGTGGAGCAGCCTGCTAGTCCAGGATACAG CAATGGCGATAGCAGTCCTCCTCAGGCTTTAGACGTTTCAGGGTCAGAGAGCCTGAAAAGTGATAAGTACTACCTAACGTCGGCTCTGGCTGATGGTGTTTTACAGCAAGTGGAG CTGAGCAGCGACGCTCCAGCCTCTCCCCCCTCTGTGAGCTCTCCCGGCCTCACCAAGAAGTTCTGCTGTAGAATCTGCATGGAGTCCTTCAGTGGCCGCTCTGACATGGAGAACCACAAGAGGGCGCACTTAGATGCTAACACTTTCAAATGCCCCGACTGTGATTACACCTCCACCTCCTGGCCTGGGGTCAAG gcTCACATGGAGATGCATTCCTACCTACGACCTCACAAGTGTCCAAGCTGCAGCTTTGCCTCAAAGAACAAGAAGGACCTGCGCAGACACATGATGACCCACACCAATGAGAAACCATTCGGCTGCAAGATTTGTGGACAAAG GTTCAACCGTAACGGCCACCTGAAGTTTCACATGGACCGTCTCCACAACAACGATAATGCTAATCGCAAAGGTCGCAGCTCCTCATCTCAGCAAACCATCATCCTCAATAGTGACGAGGAGGCTTTAGCCACCCTGCAGT CCTTGCAGTCCCATCCGACGGTGATCACGCCGGAGCGGCTGCAGGCCCTAGGGCAGGATCACATCATCGTAGCTCAGGAGCCGGCGCAATCAGACCAG GAGGATGGTTCATACATCCAGCAGATAACAATAGATGGGCAGCACCTGGTGACAGCAGACAACCAGGTGACTGAG GTCCAGTACATCATCTCACAGGATGGAGTGGAGCACATCATCCCTCAGGAGTATGTAGTTGTTGCCGACGGTAACCACATACag ATGCCAGACGGACACATTATTCAGTACGAGCACGAGCAGCAG ATTGCCGTCAGCCATGACGGTCAGATCCAGTACCTGCCAGTTGGCTCAGAGCAGATCGTGACCCCAGAAGACCCGGAGGCCACTTCACACTCTGCTGTCACAG ctgcagcagaCTCCGACGTGGGAGAAACCCAAACATTTTACACAGAGGCTACACCAGAGCAGCtggagcagctgcagcagcagggcATCCACTACGACGTTATCACGTTCACCAACGACTAG
- the znf335 gene encoding zinc finger protein 335 isoform X2, producing MDSEENEVESSSDAGPSGMEEPSESGMGMETSEAMSADSSDAAASHPQAPESDCHVGQSSEGLVVFIPETSSSTDARVSSVHLPDSSSVAQSTSVSSVSTVTQSVLVSESAQVLVHSSAVSEGAMMVSDSTASTSSDLGSAIDKIIESTIGPDIMNGCIAVTSAEDGGAETTQYLILHGPDDGAPMVAQMSSSALSNRVAVEALAEGPTSTCLDQGDLQGGLEPDQPDDQPGHSGYPEDSSSQPDQPQHSHPSQYMDCSTDGPDQTESSPSFLECSGEEPDQTRPHLGFPDYSGNNSDPDLPGYVECRGADSDPTSRSHCVVECSTGYLECVADEREQPHHSRGYIDSSADHRTQTSRQYEAQYGGECVAAADSEQPGCSLYQARDDDDEDDEQNQQPQHSCYTENSNGPEGSFYPDDSSSSDRPRADTMGSRRLPNALECNESQPGLYISSSGTYTSNSDPEPPQQSSPSHEEPQGSQDGVGLSVDKEASSGDHQPNLAELEEMMEVVIIQQYKCKMCPYKSASKVTLINHMRDKHFKPAGETPKKRKRGRPPKSETLARQRAEREEAERRRAEEEKASENKPGEEEEDDVVDAGAIDDPEEDSDYNPVDEECNGRPPAILKRATTPISTSSSQGRPRRKVGRPRKYFLPGESYRSVEAESISKRPRCVDADPSEEASSSGLGNGPGTSPDGDAAEAAISQSDSENKDPSSNSQPEEEFLKRKRGRPSKRFLRKKYKKYINRNRYYKSLKPLLRPHNCWICGSRFLTQEDLRFHVDSHEGNDPELFKCLQCNYRSKRWSSLKEHMFNHEGTKPFKCEECDYSSVYKKDVLRHSAVHNKDKKRKTELAPKVSEFPCPVCGKVYPMQKRLTQHMKTHSSEKPHMCDKCGKSFKKRYTFKMHLLTHIQILGDNKFKCEFCDFTCENKKLLLNHQLSHTNDRPFKCDYCKYSTSKEEFLVSHLAIKHTGEKPFSCNTCHFMTKHKKNLRLHVQCRHPEAFEDWSVAHPAEPVRRRRKPFFTLQQIQELKQQHDDAQTLQNTIVAVDPATLQAMQGMESASVSQDALGNATIIYEQAESVDLSAQNALDLLLNMSNARELVGNSVQVAVLQSEGKPGEKSTLRAVTLDPSQAQKIMTVHVNENGETVLQEAYEAATSETGEITHIAIGAYEDGGDFSVVEQPASPGYSNGDSSPPQALDVSGSESLKSDKYYLTSALADGVLQQVELSSDAPASPPSVSSPGLTKKFCCRICMESFSGRSDMENHKRAHLDANTFKCPDCDYTSTSWPGVKAHMEMHSYLRPHKCPSCSFASKNKKDLRRHMMTHTNEKPFGCKICGQRFNRNGHLKFHMDRLHNNDNANRKGRSSSSQQTIILNSDEEALATLQSLQSHPTVITPERLQALGQDHIIVAQEPAQSDQEDGSYIQQITIDGQHLVTADNQVQYIISQDGVEHIIPQEYVVVADGNHIQMPDGHIIQYEHEQQIAVSHDGQIQYLPVGSEQIVTPEDPEATSHSAVTAAADSDVGETQTFYTEATPEQLEQLQQQGIHYDVITFTND from the exons ATGGATTCAGAGGAGAATGAAGTGGAGAGTAGCAGCGATGCAGGCCCATCGGGGATGGAAGAGCCGTCTGAAAGCGGCATGGGCATGGAAACATCAGAGGCCATGTCTGCAGACAGCAGCGATGCTGCTGCCTCTCACCCACAGGCCCCGGAGTCAGACTGTCATGTGGGACAGAGCTCAGAGGGACTTGTG GTGTTCATCCCAGAAACCAGCTCCAGTACTGATGCCAGAGTTTCCTCTGTCCATCTTCCTGACTCCTCCTCCGTGGCTCAGTCCACTAGCGTGTCCAGTGTCTCCACAGTCACTCAGTCGGTGCTGGTGTCAGAGTCAGCTCAGGTTCTGGTCCACTCCAGTGCTGTATCTGAAGGAGCTATGATGGTTTCTGACTCCACCGCTTCTACCTCATCGGATCTGGGATCTGCCATTGACAAGATCATAGAATCCACCATTGGTCCAGATATCATGAATG GTTGCATAGCTGTGACCAGTGCAGAGGACGGAGGAGCAGAAACAACCCAGTATCTGATTTTACATGGACCAGATGATG GAGCTCCGATGGTGGCTCAGATGTCCTCTTCTGCCTTGTCCAACCGTGTAGCTGTAGAAGCTCTCGCTGAAGGTCCGACGTCCACCTGTCTAGACCAGGGAGACCTGCAGGGTGGCCTTGAGCCAGACCAGCCTGACGATCAGCCGGGACATTCTGGTTACCCCGAAGACAGCAGCAGTCAACCTGACCAGCCCCAGCACTCCCACCCCTCCCAGTACATGGACTGCAGCACAGATGGCCCAGATCAGACAGAGTCCTCACCATCATTTTTGGAGTGTTCAGGTGAGGAACCAGACCAGACGCGCCCCCACCTGGGTTTTCCTGACTACAGCGGAAACAACAGCGACCCGGACCTGCCTGGATACGTGGAGTGTCGTGGAGCCGACTCGGATCCCACCAGCCGGAGTCACTGCGTGGTGGAGTGCAGCACCGGGTATCTTGAGTGCGTTGCGGATGAGCGAGAGCAGCCGCATCACTCACGCGGCTACATCGACAGCAGTGCAGACCACCGCACTCAGACGAGTCGTCAGTACGAAGCCCAGTATGGAGGAGAATGCGTAGCAGCTGCAGACTCGGAGCAGCCAGGCTGCTCTCTGTACCAAGCGAGAGACGACGACGATGAAGACGATGAACAGAACCAGCAGCCGCAGCACTCCTGCTACACAGAAAACAGCAACGGCCCGGAGGGCTCGTTTTATCCTGATGACAGCTCCTCATCAGACCGGCCGCGCGCTGACACGATGGGTTCTCGGAGACTTCCCAATGCTCTGGAATGCAATGAAAGTCAACCAGGGCTCTACATCAGTAGCAGTGGCACATACACCTCTAATTCAGACCCCGAACCACCACAGCAGAGCTCTCCCAGTCACGAGGAGCCCCAAGGCTCCCAGGATGGAGTTGGTCTGTCCGTGGATAAGGAGGCCTCCTCTGGAGACCACCAGCCGAACCTGGCtgagctggaggagatgatggagGTAGTGATTATTCAGCAGTACAAGTGCAAGATGTGTCCATACAAGAGCGCCTCCAAAGTTACACTGATCAACCACATGAGAGATAAGCACTTCAAACCTGCTG GGGAAACTCCAAAGAAACGCAAACGTGGACGACCTCCTAAAAGCGAGACTTTAGCTCGTCAAAGAGCAGAGAGGgaggaagcagagaggaggaGGGCGGAGGAGGAAAAGGCTTCTGAGAATAAAccaggagaggaagaggaggatgatgTTGTGGATGCAGGTGCTATTGATGATCCTGAAG AGGACAGTGACTACAACCCAGTAGATGAGGAATGCAATGGAAGACCTCCTGCAATTCTGAAGAGAGCCACCACTCccatctccacctcctcctcACAAGGGCGTCCTCGGAGAAAGGTTGGTCGGCCACGGAAGTATTTCCTTCCAGGTGAAAGCTACAGGAGTGTAG AAGCAGAAAGCATTTCTAAGAGGCCCAGATGTGTGGATGCAGATCCATCCGAAGAGGCCAGCTCTTCTGGTTTAGGTAACGGACCTGGGACCAGTCCTGATGGAGACGCCGCTGAGGCAGCAATCAGCCAATCAGACTCTGAGAACAAAGACCCTTCATCCAACTCCCAGCCAGAGGAGGAGTTCTTAAAGAGGAAGCGGGGCAGGCCGTCCAAACGCTTCCTACGCAAGAAATACAAAAAGTATATAAATCGCAA CCGGTATTATAAATCCCTCAAACCGCTCCTGAGACCTCACAACTGCTGGATCTGCGGCTCACGCTTCCTCACGCAAGAGGATTTACGCTTTCATGTCGACTCGCACGAGGGCAACGACCCAGAGCTCTTCAAGTGCCTGCAGTGTAATTATCGCTCCAAGCGCTGGTCTTCACTCAAG GAGCACATGTTTAACCATGAGGGCACCAAGCCTTTTAAATGTGAGGAGTGTGATTACTCCAGCGTTTACAAGAAAGATGTCCTCCGGCATTCAGCAGTCCACAACAAAGACAA aaaaagaaaaacagagtTG GCGCCTAAGGTGTCCGAGTTCCCCTGCCCTGTGTGTGGAAAGGTCTACCCCATGCAGAAGAGACTGACGCAGCACATGAAAACACACAGCTCAGAGAAGCCGCACATGTGCGATAAG TGCGGCAAATCCTTCAAGAAGCGCTACACGTTCAAGATGCACTTACTGACCCACATCCAGATTCTTGGAGACAACAA ATTCAAGTGTGAGTTTTGTGACTTTACTTGTGAAAACAAGAagctgctgctcaaccatcagCTGTCTCACACCAACGACAGGCCCTTCAAGTGTGACTACTGCAAATACTCCACATCCAAAGAGGAGTTCCTGGTCTCACATCTGGCCATCAAACACACAG GGGAGAAACCCTTCAGCTGCAATACGTGCCACTTCATGACGAAGCACAAGAAGAACCTGCGTCTTCATGTGCAATGTCGCCACCCAGAGGCTTTTGAAGACTGGTCGGTGGCTCACCCCGCAGAACCGGTGAGGAGACGACGGAAGCCCTTCTTCACCCTGCAACAGATCCAGGAGCTCAAACAGCAGCATGACGACGCACAGACTCTGCAGAACACCATT GTTGCGGTGGATCCTGCGACACTACAAGCGATGCAGGGCATGGAAAGTGCTTCGGTGTCCCAGGATGCACTGGGAAACGCGACCATCATCTATGAGCAAG cTGAGTCGGTTGATCTGTCAGCTCAAAACGCGCTGGACCTACTGCTGAATATGAGCAATGCTCGTGAGCTTGTTGGAAACTCCGTCCAG GTGGCAGTGCTACAGTCAGAGGGGAAACCCGGGGAGAAAAGCACGCTCAGGGCGGTCACTCTGGACCCGAGCCAGGCTCAGAAGATTATGACCGTCCACGTGAATGAAAATGGTGAAACGGTGCTGCAGGAGGCCTATGAGGCAGCCACCAGTGAAACAGGAGAGATCACTCACATTGCCATTGGAGCCTATGAAGATGGAGGGGATTTCAGTGTGGTGGAGCAGCCTGCTAGTCCAGGATACAG CAATGGCGATAGCAGTCCTCCTCAGGCTTTAGACGTTTCAGGGTCAGAGAGCCTGAAAAGTGATAAGTACTACCTAACGTCGGCTCTGGCTGATGGTGTTTTACAGCAAGTGGAG CTGAGCAGCGACGCTCCAGCCTCTCCCCCCTCTGTGAGCTCTCCCGGCCTCACCAAGAAGTTCTGCTGTAGAATCTGCATGGAGTCCTTCAGTGGCCGCTCTGACATGGAGAACCACAAGAGGGCGCACTTAGATGCTAACACTTTCAAATGCCCCGACTGTGATTACACCTCCACCTCCTGGCCTGGGGTCAAG gcTCACATGGAGATGCATTCCTACCTACGACCTCACAAGTGTCCAAGCTGCAGCTTTGCCTCAAAGAACAAGAAGGACCTGCGCAGACACATGATGACCCACACCAATGAGAAACCATTCGGCTGCAAGATTTGTGGACAAAG GTTCAACCGTAACGGCCACCTGAAGTTTCACATGGACCGTCTCCACAACAACGATAATGCTAATCGCAAAGGTCGCAGCTCCTCATCTCAGCAAACCATCATCCTCAATAGTGACGAGGAGGCTTTAGCCACCCTGCAGT CCTTGCAGTCCCATCCGACGGTGATCACGCCGGAGCGGCTGCAGGCCCTAGGGCAGGATCACATCATCGTAGCTCAGGAGCCGGCGCAATCAGACCAG GAGGATGGTTCATACATCCAGCAGATAACAATAGATGGGCAGCACCTGGTGACAGCAGACAACCAG GTCCAGTACATCATCTCACAGGATGGAGTGGAGCACATCATCCCTCAGGAGTATGTAGTTGTTGCCGACGGTAACCACATACag ATGCCAGACGGACACATTATTCAGTACGAGCACGAGCAGCAG ATTGCCGTCAGCCATGACGGTCAGATCCAGTACCTGCCAGTTGGCTCAGAGCAGATCGTGACCCCAGAAGACCCGGAGGCCACTTCACACTCTGCTGTCACAG ctgcagcagaCTCCGACGTGGGAGAAACCCAAACATTTTACACAGAGGCTACACCAGAGCAGCtggagcagctgcagcagcagggcATCCACTACGACGTTATCACGTTCACCAACGACTAG
- the LOC107390810 gene encoding uncharacterized protein, with the protein MTFLFISICLLSVVALLKGTKELEHILLRFSFPPFYNRYNKFCCKLYPRGCYQLLDTSGFTCDLLRGRVTITEEIGWIEFEISNVQTSDAGYYRCGILEAPNYVYRDYYVQVFEASDHYSHTQPSVIETIKGPDSSTAIPDSTVLRAPWSFGLPLIAVVSITGTIFIILLIGAVYYRFKVKHRKSGTVGGTQCEHIYVDECESLKQEVPEKTSIVYTTVDFRRHRRPEEVYENLETMLDVQAEHDGMVEYSTLAIQE; encoded by the exons ATGACGTTTCTCTTCATTTCTATCTGTCTTTTATCAG TTGTTGCTCTCCTAAAGGGAACCAAGGAGCTTGAGCACATTTTGCTGAGGTTCTCGTTTCCTCCGTTTTACAACCGCTACAACAAGTTCTGCTGCAAGCTGTACCCAAGAGGATGTTACCAGCTGCTGGACACCTCTGGATTTACCTGCGATCTGCTGAGAGGAAGAGTTACAATAACAGAGGAGATTGGCTGGATTGAGTTTGAAATATCAAATGTGCAGACATCAGATGCAGGATACTACAGATGCGGCATTCTGGAAGCTCCAAACTACGTTTACAGGGATTATTATGTCCAGGTCTTTG AAGCTTCAGATCACTACAGCCACACTCAGCCTTCAGTGATAGAAACCATCAAAGGTCCCGACAGCTCCACAGCAATACCAGATTCCACAGTTCTGAG AGCTCCCTGGAGTTTTGGTCTGCCACTCATTGCTGTGGTGTCCATCACAGGGacgatttttattattttactgatCGGTGCGGTTTACTACAGATTCAAAGTCAAACACAGAAAATCAG GCACAGTAGGAGGAACTCAGTGTGAGCATATTTATGTCGATGAGTGTGAGTCACTAAAACAAGAGGTCCCG GAAAAGACTAGCATTGTCTACACAACAGTGGACTTCAGGCGTCACCGGAGACCCGAGGAGGTTTATGAAAACTTGGAGACGATGCTGGACGTACAAGCAGAGCATGATGGGATGGTGGAGTACTCCACACTGGCAATTCAAGAGTGA
- the prok1 gene encoding prokineticin-1: MDFSVVLLSFLLVSLSWSRGAVITGACERDVQCGFGLCCAVSLWLRGLRMCIPRGVEGDECHPFSHKVPYAGKRLHHTCPCLPHLVCTRFADNKYRCTEDFKNIDF; the protein is encoded by the exons ATGGACTTTAGCGTGGTGCTGCTGTCCTTCCTCCTGGTGTCTCTGAGCTGGTCCAGAGGAGCCGTCATCACAGGG GCCTGTGAGAGAGATGTGCAGTGTGGGTTTGGTCTTTGCTGTGCTGTCAGTCTGTGGCTGAGGGGTCTGAGGATGTGCATCCCGAGAGGGGTAGAAGGGGACGAATGCCACCCTTTCAGCCACAAG GTGCCATATGCGGGGAAACGACTACATCACACATGCCCTTGCCTTCCTCACTTGGTGTGCACCAGGTTTGCTGACAACAAGTATCGATGTACTGAAGACTTCAAAAACATAGACTTTTAA
- the lamtor5 gene encoding ragulator complex protein LAMTOR5, which produces MESTLEQHLDDTMKNPAVVGVLCTDHQGHNLGCRGSLSDEHGGVVSVLSKQAMALTRDPTVTPTVCLESESGNILVRSHGTITVAVHKIAS; this is translated from the exons ATGGAGTCGACTCTTGAACAGCATCTCGATGACAC CATGAAGAATCCAGCAGTTGTCGGTGTGCTCTGCACAGATCACCAAGGACACAACCTGGGCT gtCGTGGCTCCTTGTCTGATGAACATGGTGGTGTTGTGTCTGTTTTGTCCAAACAAGCTATGGCGCTCACCAGAGACCCAACAGTCACCCCGACCGTGTGCCTGGAGTCTGAGTCAGG AAACATTCTGGTGAGGAGTCATGGCACCATCACGGTAGCGGTTCACAAGATTGCATCGTGA